The Vallicoccus soli sequence GCCGACACCGGCCTGTCCCGCGGCGGCGCGACGCCCACGACGTGGCCGGCCCTCGTCGACGCGGCGCTGCGCGCGCAGGCCCGCGGCACCGTGCGCCTCGTCGGGCTGTGGTCGCACCTGGCGTGCGCGGACGAGCCGGAGCACCCCGCGAACGCCGAGCAGCAGGCGCGCTTCGCGGACATGCTCGCCACGGCGCAGGCGATGGGCGCCGACCCCGAGGTGCGGCACCTGGCGGGCTCCGCGGGGGCGCTGCACCTGCCCGGCACCCGCTACGACCTCGTGCGCGCGGGCATCGCGACGTACGGCCTCGCCCCGGCGCCCGCCGTCGCGGGCCCGGCCGCGCTGGGGCTCGTCCCCGCCATGACCCTCGTCGCGCACCTGTCGCTCGTGAAGCGGGTCGCGGCCGGCAAGGGCGTCTCCTACGGGCACACCGAGACCACCGCGCGCGAGACCACGCTCGGCGTGGTGCCGCTGGGGTACGGCGACGGCGTGCCCCGCCACGCCTCCAGCACGGGGCCCGTCCTCGTCGCCGGCGAGCGGCGCCGCGTCGTGGGCCGGGTCTGCATGGACCAGGTCATCGTCGACCTCGGCGCCGACGCGGTGACCGCCGGCGAGCCGGCCGTCCTCTTCGGCCCCGGCCGGCACGGCGAGCCGACGGCGCAGGACTGGGCCGACGCGGCGGGCACCATCTCCTACGAGGTCGTGACGCGGATCGGCGCGCGGGTGCCGCGGACGTACGAGCGGGCGCCGTGGTGAGCCCGCTGGCCGGCGTCCCCGGGTGGGGGCGGCGCGCCGGGGTGCTCGGCGCCGCCGCCGGCGCGGTCGCGGCCGGCGCGCTCCTCGGCGTCGTCGCCGAGCGGCGCACCGTCGGGCGCAGCCTGCACAGGGTGCCCGAGGGCGAGCACGACCCGTACGGCAGCGGGGGCGGGGAGGAGCACGTGGTGATCACCGCCGACGGCGTGCCGCTGCACGCCGAGGTCGACGGCGACGACGACGCCGACGTCACCGTCGTGCTGGTCCACGGCTGGGCGCTGTCGCTGCGCAGCTGGTGGTACCAGCGCCGCGACCTGGCCGACCTGGGGCGGGTCGTGCTCTACGACCAGCGCGGGCACGGCCGGTCCGGGCGCGGCGACCGCGAGCGGGCGACGATCGACCAGCTCGGCGACGACCTGCTCCACGTGCTCGACGAGCTGGCGCCGCGCGGGCCCGTCGTCCTCGTCGGGCACAGCATGGGCGGCATGACGGTCATGGCGCTGGCCGACCAGCACCCCGAGCTCTTCGGCGAGCGCGTGGTCGGCGTCGCGCTGGTGTCCACCTCGCCCGGCAAGCTCGCGGACGTGACGCTGGGCGCGCCGGCGGCGGCGGGGCGGCTGCTCCGCAGGGCCGTGCCCACCGTGTTCGACCAGCTGGCGCGCCGCCCGGCCCTCGTGGAGCGCACGCGCCGGGTCGGCAGCGACCTCGAGCTGCTGCTGACGCGGCGCTACTCCTTCGCCTCCGACGTGCCCACCTCGCTCGTCGAGTTCGTCTCCGAGATGATCTCGACGACGCCCATCGAGACGGTCGCCGAGTTCTACCCGGCGTTCTCCGCGCACGACAAGCTCGCCGCGCTGCCCGTCCTCGACACCCTGCCCACCCTCGTGCTCGTCGGGGAGGACGACCTGCTGACGCCGCCGGAGCACAGCCGCGACATCGCCGCCGCCGTGCCCACCGCCGAGCTCGTCACGGTGCCCGCGGCCGGGCACCTCGTGCTCCTGGAGCACCCCGGCACCGTCACCGCGCACCTGCGCGAGCTCGTGGAGCGCGCGCTCGGGGGCAGGCCGTGACGGCCCGGCGCGGACCCGGGCAGGCGCCGCCCCCGGAGGCGCAGGGGGCGCAGGAGGCGCAGGGGGCGCAGCCCGCCCAGGACGGCCACCCGAGCTGGGAAGCGCTTGCCGAGGCGGTCGCGGGGTGCACGCGGTGCCCCGAGCTCGCGGCGGCGCGCACCCGCGTCGTGCCCGGCCGGCGCCCGCCGTCGGCGCGGCTGCTCGTCGTGGGCGAGGCCCCCGGCGCGCAGGAGGACGCGAGCGGGGAGCCGTTCGTCGGCCGGTCGGGGCAGCTGCTCGACGAGGTGCTCGCAGGGGCGGGGCTGGACCGCGCGCAGGTGGCGGTCACCAACACGCTCAAGTGCCGGCCGCCGGCCAACCGCAAGCCGCGGCGGGCCGAGACCGAGCGCTGCCGGGGCTGGCTGCGCACCCAGATCGCGCTGCTCGACCCGGCGGTCATCGTCACCCTCGGCGGCAGCGCCGCGGAGTGGTTCTTCGGGCCCGGCGTGCGCCTCGGGGCGCTGCGCGCGGAGCCCCTGACGTGGGAGGGACGGCGGGTCGTGGCGACGTACCACCCCTCGGCGGCGATCAGGTGGGGCCCGGCGGGCGCGCCGCTCGCCGCGCTGCGCGAGGACCTGCGCACGGCCGCGGCCCTGGTGGCGGCGGCGTGAGCGCGAGCCTGGTGGTCCCGACCGACGAGGCGATGGTGGCGCTGGGGCGCCGCCTGGCCGGGCTGCTGCGCGCCGGCGACCTCGTGGTGCTCAGCGGCGGCCTCGGCGCCGGCAAGACGACCCTCACCCGGGGGATCGGGGAGGGGCTGGGGGTGCGCGGCGAGGTCACGTCGCCGACGTTCGTCATCGCCCGCGCGCACCCGTCGACGTCCGGCGGTCCGGACCTCGTGCACGTCGACGCCTACCGCCTCGGCGGTCTCGACGAGGTCGACGACCTCGACCTCGACAGCTCCCTGGCCGAGAGCGTGACGGTCGTCGAGTGGGGCGAGGGCCGGGTGGAGTCGCTGGCGCAGGACCGGCTCGAGGTGCGCATCGAGCGGCCCCGCGGGGACGCCGAGGGCGATGAGCGCCGGGTGGAGCTCACCGGGGTCGGCGAGCGCTGGCGCGACGCCCTCGGCGTCCTGGCCTAGCGGGCCGGTGGGGCCGGCCGGCCCCACGGGGGCGGGCCGGCCGGCGGCCGGCCGGTCAGCGGCGCCGGTCGGCCAGCGCGTCGACGACGAGGCCCAGGCCGATGCCGAGCATCCACACGTCCTTCGCGACGCCGATGCCCTGCGGGCTCGGGAAGACACTGCCGGGGCGGCGCATGCCCGGGGTGCGCGCGTAGAGGCCGAGCAGGCCCGCGGAGAACGCGGTGAGCGCGGCGCCGGCCACCGCGGACGGCACGACGGGCAGCAGGAGGGCGGCGCCCAGGGCGATCTCGC is a genomic window containing:
- the alr gene encoding alanine racemase gives rise to the protein MRAPRAEAVVDLSAVAGNVRAIGDAVGAAEVMAVVKADGYGHGLVPSARAALAGGATWLGTAFPEEALALRAAGVTARVLTWLPTPGEDWDPVLAADVDVSVGAPGLLAEVEAAAVRTGRPARVHLEADTGLSRGGATPTTWPALVDAALRAQARGTVRLVGLWSHLACADEPEHPANAEQQARFADMLATAQAMGADPEVRHLAGSAGALHLPGTRYDLVRAGIATYGLAPAPAVAGPAALGLVPAMTLVAHLSLVKRVAAGKGVSYGHTETTARETTLGVVPLGYGDGVPRHASSTGPVLVAGERRRVVGRVCMDQVIVDLGADAVTAGEPAVLFGPGRHGEPTAQDWADAAGTISYEVVTRIGARVPRTYERAPW
- a CDS encoding alpha/beta fold hydrolase, with product MVSPLAGVPGWGRRAGVLGAAAGAVAAGALLGVVAERRTVGRSLHRVPEGEHDPYGSGGGEEHVVITADGVPLHAEVDGDDDADVTVVLVHGWALSLRSWWYQRRDLADLGRVVLYDQRGHGRSGRGDRERATIDQLGDDLLHVLDELAPRGPVVLVGHSMGGMTVMALADQHPELFGERVVGVALVSTSPGKLADVTLGAPAAAGRLLRRAVPTVFDQLARRPALVERTRRVGSDLELLLTRRYSFASDVPTSLVEFVSEMISTTPIETVAEFYPAFSAHDKLAALPVLDTLPTLVLVGEDDLLTPPEHSRDIAAAVPTAELVTVPAAGHLVLLEHPGTVTAHLRELVERALGGRP
- a CDS encoding uracil-DNA glycosylase, whose product is MTARRGPGQAPPPEAQGAQEAQGAQPAQDGHPSWEALAEAVAGCTRCPELAAARTRVVPGRRPPSARLLVVGEAPGAQEDASGEPFVGRSGQLLDEVLAGAGLDRAQVAVTNTLKCRPPANRKPRRAETERCRGWLRTQIALLDPAVIVTLGGSAAEWFFGPGVRLGALRAEPLTWEGRRVVATYHPSAAIRWGPAGAPLAALREDLRTAAALVAAA
- the tsaE gene encoding tRNA (adenosine(37)-N6)-threonylcarbamoyltransferase complex ATPase subunit type 1 TsaE; this encodes MVALGRRLAGLLRAGDLVVLSGGLGAGKTTLTRGIGEGLGVRGEVTSPTFVIARAHPSTSGGPDLVHVDAYRLGGLDEVDDLDLDSSLAESVTVVEWGEGRVESLAQDRLEVRIERPRGDAEGDERRVELTGVGERWRDALGVLA